A DNA window from Methylobacterium sp. NMS14P contains the following coding sequences:
- a CDS encoding Y-family DNA polymerase, translating into MSTPEARLRDRIGGGRAVALIDGNSFYCACERVFDPKLATVPVIVLSNNDGCAIARTSEAKALGIRMGDPYFKIREMCRRRGVRVFSSNYTLYGDMSGRTNAVYRQFSPQVEIYSIDESFLNLSDVAPALRVELARDLRATVQAWTGIPTCVGIGPTKTLAKLANHIAKSVPVLGGVCDLTDPAAYAHWLCRIDVAEVWGIGRASLAKLRAMGVDSVADLRDLDPRPVRKGLTVVGERIIYELRGAACLSLEMVPARRKGCAVTRSFSSRITERAVLEEAVAAHATRLGEKLRREGLGTDHVTVFYHTSEHDWGEPMRSVSTTVQLPEHSSDTLALIKAARHGVARTWRDPGARPWRYSKAGIVTNDLVPLSHSPRALIGALDRAQSSPLMAAMDACNARWGRGAVVPARAGLVSRRDWNSKFEMRTPRYTTQVSELPVAYA; encoded by the coding sequence GTGAGCACCCCCGAGGCCCGGCTGCGCGACCGGATCGGCGGCGGCCGCGCCGTGGCGCTGATCGACGGCAACAGCTTCTACTGCGCGTGCGAGCGCGTGTTCGATCCGAAGCTCGCCACTGTCCCGGTGATCGTGCTCTCGAACAACGACGGCTGCGCCATCGCCCGCACCAGCGAGGCCAAGGCGCTCGGCATCAGGATGGGCGACCCGTACTTCAAGATCCGCGAGATGTGCCGTCGCCGAGGCGTGCGGGTGTTCTCGTCGAACTACACCCTCTACGGCGACATGTCGGGGCGGACCAACGCGGTCTACCGGCAGTTCAGCCCGCAGGTGGAGATCTACTCCATCGACGAGAGCTTCCTGAACCTGTCGGACGTGGCGCCGGCCTTGCGGGTCGAGCTCGCGCGGGACCTGCGCGCCACGGTCCAGGCCTGGACCGGGATCCCGACCTGTGTCGGCATCGGCCCGACCAAGACGCTGGCCAAGCTCGCCAACCACATCGCCAAGAGCGTGCCGGTGCTGGGAGGCGTGTGCGACCTGACCGACCCGGCGGCCTACGCGCACTGGCTGTGCCGGATCGACGTCGCCGAGGTCTGGGGCATCGGCCGGGCCTCGCTCGCCAAGCTCCGGGCGATGGGCGTGGACAGCGTGGCGGACCTGCGCGACCTCGACCCGCGGCCGGTGCGCAAGGGCCTGACCGTGGTCGGCGAGCGCATCATCTACGAGCTGCGCGGCGCGGCCTGCCTGTCGCTGGAGATGGTGCCGGCGCGGCGGAAGGGCTGCGCGGTGACGCGCTCGTTCTCGAGCCGGATCACCGAACGGGCGGTGCTGGAGGAGGCGGTGGCGGCGCACGCGACGCGGCTCGGCGAGAAGCTGCGGCGCGAGGGGCTGGGCACCGACCACGTCACGGTCTTCTACCACACGAGCGAGCACGACTGGGGGGAGCCGATGCGCTCGGTCTCGACGACGGTGCAGCTGCCGGAGCACAGCTCGGACACGCTGGCGCTGATCAAGGCGGCGCGGCACGGGGTGGCGCGGACGTGGCGCGATCCGGGCGCGCGACCGTGGCGGTACTCGAAGGCCGGGATCGTCACGAACGACCTCGTGCCGCTGTCGCACAGCCCGCGGGCGCTGATCGGCGCGCTGGACCGGGCGCAGTCGAGCCCGCTGATGGCGGCGATGGACGCGTGCAACGCGCGCTGGGGCCGGGGCGCGGTGGTGCCGGCGCGGGCGGGGCTGGTGAGCCGGCGCGACTGGAACTCGAAGTTCGAGATGCGAACGCCCCGCTACACGACGCAGGTCAGCGAGCTGCCGGTGGCGTATGCTTGA
- a CDS encoding IS3 family transposase (programmed frameshift), which yields MRGSAGTEGVGHAAGQKTSAEQVVLKRRQIEVQTTQGKSLALACKEAEISEQSCYSWRKEYSGLRGDQARKMKDLERENARLRRLVADLSLEKQVLADVTFGKCIAPERCRQAVAGIREKYGLSERHARRIVGQHRGTQRYVPTVLADEDGLTRAIVALASEYGRYGYRRVTALLQADGWRVGKDRVQRIWRSEGLNVPQRHRPRSRLWLNDGSCVRLRPLYRNHVWSFDFVQAQTHDGRSLRILTLIDEHSRACLALKVSRRINSLDVIEALADAMCLHGIPEHIRCNNGPEMISKALRKWVAKAGSQIQYIAPGSPWENGYCEIFDGKLRDECLRQEIFYSLKEAQAVIALWQNTYNCIRPHSSLGLRPPAPVSYPDLAFRLPMAAAVQ from the exons TTGAGAGGATCAGCTGGGACCGAGGGAGTCGGACATGCGGCAGGTCAGAAGACGAGTGCGGAGCAGGTCGTGCTGAAGCGGCGCCAGATTGAGGTGCAGACGACCCAGGGCAAGAGCTTGGCGCTGGCGTGCAAGGAGGCGGAGATCTCCGAGCAGAGTTGTTATAGCTGGCGCAAGGAGTACAGCGGGCTCCGAGGCGACCAGGCCAGGAAGATGAAGGACCTGGAGCGCGAGAACGCTCGGTTGCGGCGGCTTGTGGCCGACCTGTCCTTGGAAAAGCAGGTGTTGGCGGACGTCACCT TCGGGAAATGTATAGCCCCCGAACGATGCCGGCAGGCGGTGGCTGGCATCCGGGAGAAGTACGGCCTCTCGGAACGTCACGCCCGCCGGATCGTCGGCCAGCATCGGGGCACGCAGCGCTATGTGCCGACCGTGCTGGCCGACGAGGATGGGCTGACCCGCGCCATCGTCGCCCTGGCGTCCGAGTACGGACGCTACGGCTATCGCCGCGTCACCGCGCTGCTGCAGGCAGACGGCTGGCGGGTGGGCAAGGACCGGGTTCAGCGCATCTGGCGTAGCGAGGGGCTCAATGTCCCACAAAGGCACCGACCACGCAGCCGCCTCTGGCTGAACGACGGCTCGTGCGTGCGTCTGCGTCCGCTCTACCGCAACCATGTGTGGAGCTTCGACTTCGTGCAGGCGCAGACCCACGACGGGCGCAGCTTGCGCATCCTGACGCTGATCGACGAGCACAGCCGGGCCTGTCTGGCGCTGAAGGTGTCGCGGCGGATCAACAGCCTCGACGTGATCGAGGCGCTGGCCGACGCCATGTGCCTGCACGGCATCCCGGAGCACATCCGCTGCAATAACGGCCCTGAGATGATCTCGAAGGCACTGCGCAAATGGGTCGCCAAAGCTGGCTCGCAGATCCAGTACATCGCACCGGGCTCGCCGTGGGAGAACGGGTACTGTGAAATCTTCGACGGCAAGCTGCGCGACGAGTGCCTGCGCCAGGAGATCTTCTACTCACTCAAGGAAGCCCAGGCCGTGATTGCCCTCTGGCAGAACACCTACAACTGCATCCGGCCGCACTCGTCCCTTGGCCTTCGGCCACCAGCGCCTGTCAGCTACCCAGATCTGGCCTTCCGGCTACCCATGGCAGCGGCCGTGCAGTAG
- a CDS encoding phage antirepressor N-terminal domain-containing protein has translation MRPVVVGMGLDRGGQRAKFNADLDRYGVRNDTIMRDGSGREQAMSCIPLRRSPMWLATISPARIFCRRIALFALLPIAAVQLRTAPARERAGCRACLVHGGRRVSSPSTTLGNPDSLPGDVGLTRLRHHAVGPRRVSARPLVRSDAPPPCEQIGAGPSGRCSGGTYDGRARPKAI, from the coding sequence ATGCGGCCCGTGGTTGTGGGCATGGGCCTGGATAGGGGCGGTCAGCGCGCCAAGTTCAACGCAGACTTGGATCGTTACGGGGTGCGTAACGATACCATCATGCGGGATGGCAGTGGCCGCGAGCAGGCCATGTCATGCATCCCGCTGCGCCGCTCCCCGATGTGGCTGGCGACCATCAGCCCGGCCAGGATCTTCTGCCGACGGATCGCGTTGTTCGCCCTCTTGCCCATCGCGGCGGTTCAGCTCCGAACGGCTCCCGCTCGCGAGCGCGCCGGCTGCCGTGCCTGCCTGGTACATGGCGGCCGGCGCGTGTCGAGCCCCAGCACCACCCTGGGAAATCCGGACAGCTTACCTGGTGACGTGGGGCTAACCCGTCTCCGGCATCATGCTGTCGGGCCGCGTCGCGTATCGGCCCGCCCGCTGGTGAGATCGGACGCTCCCCCGCCCTGTGAGCAGATCGGGGCTGGGCCGAGCGGCCGATGCTCGGGAGGCACCTATGACGGACGAGCCCGGCCAAAAGCTATCTGA